Proteins encoded together in one Brachyhypopomus gauderio isolate BG-103 unplaced genomic scaffold, BGAUD_0.2 sc160, whole genome shotgun sequence window:
- the fundc2 gene encoding FUN14 domain-containing protein 2 isoform X2 — MDLAEHVKKQRWWNKMFGNNSGPAAEKYSVATQLAIGGVTGWCAGYLFQRVGKLAASAVGGGFFLLQIANHTGYIKVDWKRVERDVNKAKKQLKLNAEKPSKEVRTKVDEVQSFVKKNIVLTGGFAGGFLLGLAS; from the exons ATGGACTTGGCAGAGCATGTCAagaaacagagatggtggaacaAAATGTTTGGCAATAATTCTGGGCCAGCTGCTGAGAAGTACTCGGTAGCCACTCAACTTGCTATCGGAGGAGTGACTGGCTG GTGCGCAGGGTATTTGTTTCAGAGAGTTGGGAAGCTGGCAGCGTCAGCAGTGGGCGGCGGCTTCTTTCTGCTGCAG ATCGCCAATCACACGGGATACATCAAAGTGGACTGGAAGAGGGTGGAGCGAGACGTGAACAAGGCCAAGAAGCAGCTGAAGCTGAACGCAGAGAAGCCGTCGAAAGAAGTGAGGACGAAAGTGGACGAG GTGCAGTCATTTGTGAAGAAGAACATCGTGCTGACAGGCGGGTTTGCTGGAGGGTTCCTACTTGGCCTGGCGTCATAA
- the fundc2 gene encoding FUN14 domain-containing protein 2 isoform X1: MADTKKDGEAFVMDLAEHVKKQRWWNKMFGNNSGPAAEKYSVATQLAIGGVTGWCAGYLFQRVGKLAASAVGGGFFLLQIANHTGYIKVDWKRVERDVNKAKKQLKLNAEKPSKEVRTKVDEVQSFVKKNIVLTGGFAGGFLLGLAS; this comes from the exons ACGGTGAAGCCTTTGTAATGGACTTGGCAGAGCATGTCAagaaacagagatggtggaacaAAATGTTTGGCAATAATTCTGGGCCAGCTGCTGAGAAGTACTCGGTAGCCACTCAACTTGCTATCGGAGGAGTGACTGGCTG GTGCGCAGGGTATTTGTTTCAGAGAGTTGGGAAGCTGGCAGCGTCAGCAGTGGGCGGCGGCTTCTTTCTGCTGCAG ATCGCCAATCACACGGGATACATCAAAGTGGACTGGAAGAGGGTGGAGCGAGACGTGAACAAGGCCAAGAAGCAGCTGAAGCTGAACGCAGAGAAGCCGTCGAAAGAAGTGAGGACGAAAGTGGACGAG GTGCAGTCATTTGTGAAGAAGAACATCGTGCTGACAGGCGGGTTTGCTGGAGGGTTCCTACTTGGCCTGGCGTCATAA